One Burkholderia thailandensis E264 genomic window carries:
- a CDS encoding polysaccharide deacetylase family protein has translation MSLRSRFTWRTAVFGPGLQPVSRIVATDASSGAAAVDMPPTDVAVLVFHRFSNACGTDPMTVGIATFEAQLAYVRRLGYRIVPLRDIVGWLRGEPVVLPPKAIALTIDEGHASIFDWARTIALRERAPITLFVYPSAIGEAPDSLTWHQLRVLHKTGWFDVQSHAWWHPDLNAAHRSSGALLDATRTQFEQARARIEREIGNTVDLLAWPFGAFDGELGAAAREAGYVAGFTLEPSKIRSDAPMLTLPRFLMVEECTPAVLRRLLAKTGAAREEAARR, from the coding sequence ATGTCACTTCGTTCCCGGTTCACTTGGCGCACGGCCGTTTTCGGGCCCGGCTTGCAGCCCGTCTCGCGGATCGTCGCTACCGATGCGTCGAGCGGCGCAGCCGCCGTCGACATGCCGCCGACCGATGTCGCCGTGCTCGTCTTTCACCGTTTCTCGAACGCCTGCGGCACCGATCCGATGACGGTCGGCATCGCGACGTTCGAGGCGCAGCTCGCGTACGTGCGCCGGCTCGGCTACCGGATCGTCCCGTTGCGCGACATCGTCGGCTGGCTGCGCGGCGAACCAGTCGTGCTGCCGCCGAAGGCGATCGCGCTGACGATCGACGAAGGACACGCGTCGATCTTCGATTGGGCACGCACGATCGCGCTGCGCGAGCGGGCGCCGATCACGCTGTTCGTCTACCCGTCGGCGATCGGCGAGGCGCCCGACTCGCTCACGTGGCACCAGTTGCGCGTGCTGCACAAGACCGGCTGGTTCGACGTGCAGTCGCACGCGTGGTGGCATCCCGATCTGAACGCCGCGCACCGGTCATCCGGCGCGCTCCTCGATGCGACGCGCACGCAGTTCGAGCAGGCACGCGCGCGCATCGAGCGCGAGATCGGCAACACGGTCGATCTGCTCGCCTGGCCATTCGGCGCTTTCGACGGCGAACTCGGCGCGGCCGCGCGCGAGGCGGGCTACGTCGCGGGCTTTACGCTCGAGCCGAGCAAGATCCGGTCCGACGCGCCGATGCTCACGCTGCCGCGCTTCCTGATGGTCGAGGAATGCACGCCAGCCGTGCTGCGGCGGCTGCTCGCGAAGACCGGCGCGGCGCGCGAGGAAGCGGCGCGGCGCTGA
- a CDS encoding methyl-accepting chemotaxis protein: MGFAHMKIANRLGIGFALVACLLAVMIAFALDRMAKFEGWMVEITEVNSVEAKLAAKLELSITERALALRNLILLDQQDEMQIELNRIDAQTKLYKESRDRLATMFATLDGTHEERTLLDQIGLQGDAADGFIARARAMILAGQKDDAYKLLRFEFRPVQARWWALTRELKALEEKQNEEATAHAKQAYERSRTWMFALGALALLSSVVSAWLITRGIVRQLGGEPCDAAHAANMIAAGDLSVAIDVRYGDDTSLMRSMKSMRDSLAQIVSQVHVSADTIATASEQIATGNLDLSARTEQQAASLEETAASMEQLTATVQQNTDNSRQADTLAASASRVAEKGGAAVTQVVDAMGSIHATAQKIVEIIGVIDGIAFQTNILALNAAVEAARAGEQGRGFAVVASEVRSLAQRSATAAREIKELIGGSVVQVEAGDRLAKEAGATMHEVVESIRRVTLIMAEITRASEQQTGGIVEIDRAITQMDQVTQQNASLVEEAAAAAESMREQSAALVRAVRVFKLDAYPAAASGHAASAARHARAVGFDASAGAAAQAAPRLARAVS, encoded by the coding sequence ATGGGATTCGCACACATGAAGATCGCCAACCGCCTCGGGATCGGCTTTGCGTTGGTCGCTTGTCTGCTTGCGGTGATGATCGCGTTCGCACTGGACAGAATGGCGAAGTTCGAAGGATGGATGGTCGAGATCACCGAGGTGAACAGCGTCGAGGCGAAGCTCGCCGCGAAGCTCGAGCTGAGCATTACCGAGCGCGCGCTTGCGTTGCGCAATCTGATCCTGCTCGATCAGCAGGACGAGATGCAGATCGAGTTGAATCGCATCGATGCGCAAACGAAGCTCTACAAGGAATCGCGAGACCGGCTCGCGACGATGTTCGCGACGCTCGACGGCACGCACGAGGAGCGCACGCTGCTCGACCAGATCGGTCTGCAGGGCGATGCCGCCGACGGCTTCATCGCGCGGGCGAGGGCGATGATTCTCGCGGGGCAGAAGGACGATGCGTACAAGCTGCTGCGCTTCGAGTTCCGTCCGGTGCAGGCGAGATGGTGGGCGCTCACGCGCGAGCTGAAGGCGCTCGAGGAAAAGCAGAACGAAGAGGCGACCGCGCACGCGAAGCAAGCCTATGAGCGCAGCCGTACGTGGATGTTCGCGCTCGGCGCGCTCGCGCTCCTGTCGAGCGTCGTATCCGCGTGGCTCATCACGCGGGGCATCGTGCGGCAACTGGGCGGCGAGCCGTGCGACGCCGCGCACGCGGCGAACATGATCGCCGCGGGCGATCTGAGCGTCGCGATCGACGTGCGCTATGGCGACGACACGAGCCTCATGCGCTCGATGAAATCGATGCGTGACAGTCTCGCTCAGATCGTGAGCCAGGTGCACGTGAGTGCCGATACGATCGCGACCGCGTCCGAGCAGATCGCGACCGGCAATCTCGATCTGTCGGCGCGCACCGAGCAGCAGGCGGCGTCGCTCGAGGAAACCGCGGCGTCGATGGAGCAGTTGACCGCAACCGTCCAGCAGAACACCGACAACTCGCGCCAGGCGGATACGCTGGCGGCGTCCGCGTCGCGGGTCGCGGAGAAGGGCGGCGCGGCGGTGACGCAGGTTGTCGATGCGATGGGCTCGATTCATGCGACAGCGCAGAAGATCGTCGAGATCATTGGCGTGATCGACGGCATCGCGTTTCAGACCAACATCCTCGCGCTGAATGCGGCCGTCGAGGCGGCCCGCGCGGGCGAGCAGGGCCGCGGCTTCGCGGTGGTCGCATCCGAGGTGCGCAGCCTGGCGCAGCGTTCGGCGACGGCCGCACGCGAAATCAAGGAACTGATCGGAGGCTCTGTCGTGCAGGTCGAAGCGGGCGACCGTCTCGCGAAGGAGGCGGGGGCGACGATGCACGAAGTCGTCGAAAGCATCCGGCGCGTGACGCTCATCATGGCCGAGATCACGCGCGCAAGCGAGCAGCAGACGGGCGGCATCGTCGAGATCGACCGCGCGATCACGCAAATGGATCAGGTCACGCAGCAGAACGCGTCGCTCGTCGAGGAAGCGGCGGCGGCGGCCGAATCGATGCGAGAGCAGTCCGCCGCGCTCGTGCGCGCGGTTCGCGTGTTCAAGCTGGACGCGTACCCGGCCGCGGCGTCGGGCCATGCCGCATCGGCCGCGCGGCACGCGCGCGCGGTGGGCTTCGACGCCTCGGCGGGCGCGGCCGCGCAGGCCGCGCCCAGGCTCGCTCGCGCCGTTTCCTGA
- the cysC gene encoding adenylyl-sulfate kinase → MSASSPPRVRLGAHSCDAAPARDARSAPRRAGPAPENLFWHAGRVAADARATQFGRRPLTLWLTGLSGAGKSTLAGELERLLLRDRWPCAVLDGDNLRHRLNRDLGFGEQDRQENVRRVAEVARLMNGVGLVVIASLISPFRDDRAMAREIVGRERFSEVYVSTPLDECERRDPKGLYRKARGGLLPNFTGVCAPYEPPVEADLVLDTARLSLDDAAAMLRAHLIARCAGSDVD, encoded by the coding sequence ATGTCAGCTTCATCGCCTCCGCGCGTGCGCTTGGGCGCGCATTCGTGCGACGCCGCGCCCGCGCGCGACGCGCGTTCGGCGCCGCGCCGCGCCGGGCCCGCGCCGGAGAACCTTTTCTGGCACGCCGGCCGTGTCGCCGCCGATGCGCGCGCGACCCAGTTCGGCCGCCGGCCGCTCACGCTGTGGCTCACCGGCCTGAGCGGCGCGGGCAAGTCGACGCTCGCGGGCGAGCTGGAGCGGCTGCTGCTGCGCGATCGATGGCCGTGCGCAGTGCTCGACGGCGACAACCTGCGCCACCGGCTGAACCGCGATCTCGGCTTCGGCGAGCAGGACCGTCAGGAGAACGTCCGGCGCGTCGCCGAAGTCGCGCGGCTGATGAACGGCGTCGGACTTGTTGTCATCGCGTCGCTGATCTCGCCGTTTCGCGACGATCGCGCGATGGCGCGCGAGATCGTCGGGCGCGAGCGGTTCAGCGAGGTTTACGTGAGCACGCCGCTCGACGAATGCGAGCGGCGTGATCCGAAGGGGCTGTATCGCAAGGCGCGCGGCGGCCTGCTGCCGAATTTCACCGGCGTGTGCGCGCCGTACGAGCCGCCCGTCGAAGCCGATCTCGTGCTCGACACCGCGCGGTTGTCGCTCGACGACGCGGCGGCGATGCTGCGCGCGCATCTGATCGCGCGCTGCGCAGGCAGCGATGTCGATTGA
- a CDS encoding sulfotransferase family protein, which produces MTHAATSGATAAARPRPVLMIPLRRCGSHALRLRLNLNSQFYSPYPLHVVDFMPLLPLYGDLADDRAYFRLVADVVGLQAASMVKWPGVAFDPVEIFDAVRHAPRSVHRIVWELLLRAGEHEGARVVMDKSLDSVHYADELMALFPDMLFLNVVRDPRAQVASMNRAIIHDFDTLLNARTWVAAHRAADAVIARHPQRVLTIRYEDFLSDQAGTLQRICAFFGIDFLPRMLDVANSHEALRISRMSALWASNCFAPIAANADKFKQQLSIAEIATIETLTHEYMQRYGYQRMTDASAPPDAFAAAAARRRSDARRRHAWRELEQSNFRDFVLRRHRADYLEAVRARLQRHAGTHLDSDGNSHAGAPGRLDTLTAAFDVTD; this is translated from the coding sequence ATGACGCATGCAGCAACCAGCGGCGCGACCGCCGCCGCCCGTCCCCGTCCCGTGCTGATGATTCCGCTGAGGCGCTGCGGCAGTCACGCGCTGCGGCTGCGGCTGAATCTCAATTCGCAGTTCTATTCGCCGTATCCGCTGCATGTCGTCGACTTCATGCCGCTGTTGCCGCTGTACGGCGATCTCGCCGACGACCGCGCGTACTTCCGGCTCGTCGCCGACGTCGTCGGCCTGCAGGCGGCGAGCATGGTCAAGTGGCCCGGCGTAGCGTTCGATCCGGTCGAGATTTTCGACGCGGTCCGGCACGCGCCGCGCAGCGTTCACCGCATCGTCTGGGAGCTGCTGTTGCGCGCGGGCGAGCACGAGGGCGCGCGCGTCGTGATGGACAAGTCGCTCGACAGCGTGCACTACGCCGACGAACTGATGGCATTGTTTCCGGACATGCTGTTTCTGAACGTCGTGCGCGATCCGCGCGCGCAGGTTGCGTCGATGAACCGCGCGATCATTCATGATTTCGACACGCTGCTCAACGCGCGCACGTGGGTCGCCGCGCATCGCGCGGCCGACGCCGTGATCGCGCGCCATCCGCAGCGCGTGCTGACGATCCGCTATGAAGACTTCCTGTCGGATCAGGCGGGCACGCTGCAGCGCATATGCGCATTCTTCGGCATCGATTTCCTGCCGAGGATGCTCGACGTCGCGAATTCGCACGAGGCGCTGCGCATCTCGCGCATGTCCGCGTTGTGGGCGTCGAACTGTTTCGCGCCGATCGCGGCGAACGCGGACAAGTTCAAGCAGCAACTGTCGATCGCCGAAATCGCGACGATCGAAACGCTCACGCATGAATACATGCAACGCTACGGCTATCAGCGGATGACCGACGCGAGCGCGCCGCCCGATGCATTCGCGGCCGCCGCCGCGCGCCGCCGCTCCGATGCGCGGCGGCGGCACGCGTGGCGCGAGCTCGAGCAATCGAATTTTCGCGATTTCGTGCTGCGCCGGCATCGCGCCGATTATCTGGAGGCGGTGCGCGCCCGATTGCAGCGGCACGCGGGCACGCACCTGGATTCGGACGGCAATTCGCACGCCGGCGCACCCGGGCGGCTCGATACGCTGACCGCGGCATTCGACGTAACCGACTGA
- a CDS encoding BON domain-containing protein: MKTDRQIKQEVVDELTGDPMIDVAHFDVDVAGHIVTLTGHPSSYAEKLAAEKAANRVAGVRAVVVDVQVRLPSDDVRTDETIADAVRSILHWTVGLHDAAVHVQVESGWVTLSGKVDWSYQSHVAVRAISQMRGVTGVTNQIEVLGDVSADEIAGGIRRAMQRHAEREANHIEVTVKDGTVTLSGKVGSYAERAVARGAAWSARGVRAVVDDLVVE, encoded by the coding sequence ATGAAAACGGACAGGCAAATCAAGCAGGAAGTCGTGGATGAGCTGACGGGCGATCCGATGATCGACGTCGCGCATTTCGACGTCGACGTCGCCGGGCACATCGTCACGCTGACGGGCCATCCGTCGAGCTATGCGGAAAAGCTCGCGGCCGAGAAGGCGGCGAACCGGGTCGCGGGCGTGCGGGCGGTGGTCGTCGACGTGCAGGTGCGGTTGCCGAGCGACGACGTGCGCACCGACGAGACGATCGCCGACGCCGTGCGGTCGATCCTGCACTGGACCGTCGGGTTGCACGACGCGGCCGTGCACGTCCAGGTCGAATCGGGCTGGGTGACGTTGTCGGGCAAGGTCGACTGGTCGTACCAGAGCCATGTCGCGGTGCGCGCGATTTCACAGATGCGCGGCGTGACGGGCGTGACGAACCAGATCGAGGTGCTCGGCGACGTGAGCGCCGACGAGATCGCGGGCGGCATCCGGCGCGCGATGCAACGCCACGCGGAGCGCGAGGCGAATCATATCGAGGTGACGGTCAAGGACGGCACCGTCACGCTGTCGGGCAAGGTCGGCTCGTACGCGGAACGCGCGGTCGCGCGCGGCGCGGCGTGGTCGGCGCGCGGCGTGCGGGCGGTGGTCGACGATCTGGTCGTCGAGTGA
- a CDS encoding LOG family protein, with product MNHPPPPRVKRRRASAAAPAGAPAAGKRATPRRARIAPKRRAPLPATVERLVSSPTYRQADEDLAFLQRPEMCGVRLQLDYWKTEETLQRFGICDTVVVYGSTRISAPAIARTRLADAQRRLAERPNDPERRHAVSIAVRLLERSHYYGVARDLGRLVGETGRSPHPRRLTIITGGGPGIMEAANRGAHDAGAPNIGLNITLPREQYPNPYVTPELCFRFHYFAIRKLHLLERAKAAVFFPGGYGTCDELFEVLTLLQTRKIAPLPVVLVGRAFWRSAVDFGFFVDEGMIDPHDMELFRFCETADEIWAAIGGPHSPA from the coding sequence ATGAACCACCCGCCCCCGCCACGCGTCAAGCGCCGCCGCGCGTCCGCCGCCGCCCCCGCCGGCGCGCCTGCCGCCGGAAAGCGCGCGACGCCCCGTCGCGCGCGCATCGCGCCGAAGCGCCGCGCGCCGCTGCCGGCCACCGTCGAGCGGCTCGTATCGAGCCCGACGTACCGGCAGGCCGACGAGGATCTCGCGTTCCTGCAGCGCCCCGAAATGTGCGGCGTGCGCCTGCAGCTCGACTACTGGAAGACCGAGGAAACGCTGCAGCGCTTCGGCATCTGCGATACGGTCGTCGTCTACGGCAGCACGCGGATCTCGGCGCCCGCCATCGCGCGCACGAGGCTCGCCGACGCGCAGCGCAGGCTCGCCGAGCGCCCGAACGATCCCGAGCGCCGCCATGCGGTCAGCATCGCGGTGCGGCTGCTCGAGCGCAGCCACTACTATGGCGTCGCGCGCGATCTCGGCCGGCTCGTCGGCGAGACCGGCCGCTCGCCGCATCCGCGGCGCCTCACGATCATCACGGGCGGCGGCCCGGGCATCATGGAGGCGGCCAATCGCGGCGCGCACGACGCAGGCGCGCCGAACATCGGGCTCAACATCACGCTGCCGCGCGAGCAATATCCGAATCCGTACGTGACGCCCGAGCTGTGCTTTCGCTTCCACTACTTCGCGATCCGCAAGCTGCATCTGCTCGAGCGCGCGAAGGCCGCCGTGTTCTTCCCGGGCGGCTACGGCACCTGCGACGAACTGTTCGAAGTGCTCACGCTGTTGCAAACCCGCAAGATCGCACCGCTGCCGGTCGTGCTGGTCGGCCGCGCGTTCTGGCGCTCGGCGGTCGATTTCGGTTTTTTCGTCGACGAAGGGATGATCGATCCGCACGACATGGAGCTGTTCCGGTTCTGCGAAACCGCCGACGAGATCTGGGCCGCGATCGGCGGCCCGCATAGCCCCGCATAA
- a CDS encoding DUF3564 domain-containing protein — translation MGHEPVARRRRAFDKERTVRITVHLDTFASTNPAAYAILWIDTVERRWSREGHAGVDLPEWGNVVCRDGATRVTGADDAHSLCVLEGLDLGAKQGPFEGETGAARWYPHAHRAPVVGEWHVQCVDETVAPAEHELFTGRETS, via the coding sequence ATGGGTCATGAGCCAGTAGCGCGGCGCCGCCGCGCGTTCGACAAGGAGCGAACCGTGCGCATCACCGTTCATCTCGACACGTTCGCGTCCACCAATCCGGCCGCCTACGCGATCCTGTGGATCGACACGGTGGAACGCAGGTGGTCGCGCGAAGGCCACGCGGGCGTCGACCTGCCCGAGTGGGGCAACGTCGTGTGCCGCGACGGCGCGACGCGCGTGACAGGCGCCGACGACGCGCATTCGCTGTGCGTGCTCGAAGGGCTCGACCTCGGCGCGAAGCAGGGCCCGTTCGAGGGCGAGACGGGCGCGGCGCGCTGGTATCCGCACGCGCATCGCGCGCCTGTCGTCGGCGAGTGGCACGTTCAGTGCGTCGACGAAACCGTCGCGCCCGCCGAACACGAGCTGTTCACGGGGCGCGAGACGTCCTGA
- a CDS encoding c-type cytochrome — protein sequence MTNRLPNIALACALGAICIGAATRADAQVREPTALVDQQHCMFCHAPNMPFLAPSFHQIAQRYRDVPNAAAMLEQKLRRGGRAHWGDAPMPTAAERGGPLSKEDAHTLIQWVMSQ from the coding sequence ATGACGAACAGACTGCCGAATATTGCGCTGGCGTGCGCGCTGGGCGCGATCTGCATCGGCGCGGCGACCCGCGCCGACGCGCAGGTGCGCGAGCCGACCGCGCTCGTCGACCAGCAGCATTGCATGTTCTGCCACGCGCCGAACATGCCGTTTCTCGCGCCGTCCTTTCATCAGATCGCGCAGCGCTATCGCGACGTGCCGAACGCCGCCGCGATGCTCGAGCAGAAGCTGCGTCGCGGCGGGCGCGCGCACTGGGGCGATGCGCCGATGCCGACCGCCGCCGAGCGCGGCGGCCCGCTGTCGAAGGAGGACGCGCATACGTTGATTCAATGGGTCATGAGCCAGTAG
- a CDS encoding DUF3562 domain-containing protein — MHQDTLFDSLLAAAQRSSITKGELMHMLDDEIARLADGARVHDYLRVIAIRRVRERIASPAGTADDAHARRSGAR; from the coding sequence ATGCACCAGGACACGCTTTTCGATTCGCTGCTCGCCGCCGCGCAGCGCAGCTCGATCACGAAGGGAGAGTTGATGCACATGCTCGATGACGAAATCGCGCGCCTCGCCGACGGCGCGCGCGTTCACGACTATCTGCGCGTGATCGCGATCAGGCGAGTGCGCGAGCGGATCGCGTCGCCCGCGGGCACGGCCGACGACGCGCACGCGCGCCGTTCGGGAGCGCGTTGA
- a CDS encoding zinc-dependent alcohol dehydrogenase family protein, protein MRAMVFDGGAPRLREAELPDPVPGAGQLLIDVHACGVCRTDLHVVDGDLRDPKRPVIPGHEIVGTVAALGAGAEGFAIGERVGVPWLGHTCGHCAYCASGRENLCDAPGFTGYTIDGGYAQRTVADARFCVHVPSRYDDIHAAPLLCAGLIGYRTLKMAGAARRIGLYGFGAAAHLVAQGARFQGRTVYAFTRAGDAAAQQLARRLGAAWAGGSDEAAPEPLDAALIFASVGALVPAALAAVVKGGIVVCGGIHMSDIPSFSYDLLWGERRIVSVANLTRDDAAEFMRIANDVQLDVEATPYPLAQANQALDDLRAGRLTGAAVLTMR, encoded by the coding sequence ATGCGCGCGATGGTCTTCGACGGCGGCGCGCCGCGGCTGCGCGAAGCCGAGTTGCCGGACCCCGTGCCGGGGGCGGGGCAACTGTTGATCGACGTGCACGCGTGCGGCGTGTGCCGGACCGATCTGCACGTCGTCGACGGCGATCTGCGCGATCCGAAGCGGCCCGTGATCCCGGGGCACGAGATCGTCGGCACGGTCGCCGCGCTCGGCGCGGGCGCGGAGGGCTTCGCGATCGGCGAGCGCGTCGGCGTGCCGTGGCTCGGCCACACGTGCGGCCACTGCGCGTACTGCGCGAGCGGCCGCGAGAACCTGTGCGACGCGCCCGGCTTCACCGGCTACACGATCGACGGCGGCTACGCGCAGCGCACGGTCGCCGACGCACGCTTCTGCGTGCACGTGCCGAGCCGCTACGACGACATCCATGCGGCCCCGCTGCTGTGCGCGGGCCTCATCGGCTACCGGACGCTGAAGATGGCGGGCGCCGCGCGCCGCATCGGCCTGTACGGATTCGGCGCGGCCGCGCACCTCGTCGCGCAGGGCGCGCGCTTTCAGGGGCGCACCGTCTACGCGTTCACGCGAGCGGGCGACGCCGCCGCGCAGCAGCTCGCGCGCCGGCTCGGCGCCGCATGGGCGGGCGGCAGCGACGAAGCCGCGCCCGAGCCGCTCGACGCGGCGCTGATCTTCGCGTCCGTCGGCGCGCTCGTGCCGGCCGCGCTCGCGGCGGTCGTGAAGGGCGGCATCGTCGTGTGCGGCGGGATTCACATGTCGGACATCCCGTCGTTTTCGTACGACTTGTTGTGGGGGGAGCGGCGGATCGTGTCGGTCGCGAACCTGACGCGCGACGACGCAGCGGAATTCATGCGAATTGCGAACGACGTTCAACTCGACGTGGAGGCCACGCCGTATCCGCTCGCGCAGGCGAACCAGGCGCTCGACGATCTGCGTGCCGGGCGTCTGACGGGCGCGGCGGTGCTGACGATGCGCTGA
- a CDS encoding helix-turn-helix domain-containing protein translates to MLTASVNEAMPCAEPQRPVFRLHPITADDAPKLPATRCSSCAIRNVCMPAGLTPSEFARLDAMVCTTRHVKRGDALFRTHDTFQSIYAVRTGSFKTVVMHRDGREQVTGFQIVGETLGLDGVCGGRHNCDAIALEDSTVCIIPFAQLEAVCREVKPMQHHVHQLMSGEIVRESSLMMLLGTMTAEQRVAAFLLNISERFQKRGYSASEFNLRMTREEIGCYLGMKLETVSRMLSKFQRDNLIAPRGKQIRITDPQGLARV, encoded by the coding sequence ATGCTGACTGCCTCTGTCAATGAAGCCATGCCTTGCGCCGAGCCGCAGCGGCCGGTGTTCCGACTGCATCCCATCACGGCCGACGACGCGCCGAAGCTGCCGGCGACCCGCTGCTCGAGCTGTGCGATACGCAACGTGTGCATGCCGGCCGGCCTCACGCCGAGCGAATTCGCCCGGCTCGACGCGATGGTGTGCACGACGCGCCACGTGAAGCGCGGCGACGCATTGTTTCGCACGCACGACACGTTCCAGAGCATCTACGCGGTGCGCACCGGCTCGTTCAAGACGGTCGTCATGCACCGCGACGGCCGCGAGCAGGTGACGGGCTTCCAGATCGTCGGCGAGACGCTCGGCCTCGACGGCGTGTGCGGCGGCCGCCACAACTGCGACGCGATCGCGCTCGAGGACAGCACCGTGTGCATCATCCCGTTTGCGCAGCTCGAAGCGGTGTGCCGCGAAGTCAAGCCGATGCAGCACCACGTGCATCAACTCATGAGCGGCGAGATCGTTCGGGAGTCGAGCCTGATGATGCTGCTCGGCACGATGACGGCCGAGCAGCGCGTCGCCGCGTTCCTGCTCAACATCTCCGAGCGTTTCCAGAAACGCGGCTATTCGGCATCGGAGTTCAACCTGCGGATGACGCGCGAGGAAATCGGCTGCTATCTGGGGATGAAGCTCGAGACGGTCAGCCGGATGCTGTCGAAATTCCAGCGCGACAATCTGATCGCGCCGCGCGGCAAGCAGATCCGCATCACCGATCCGCAAGGGCTCGCGCGCGTGTGA
- a CDS encoding beta-ketoacyl-ACP reductase, with translation MEAKRVAFVTGGMGGLGAAISRRLHDAGMAVAVSHSERNDHVSTWLMHERDAGRAFKAYAVDVADFESCERCAQKVLADLGKVDVLINNAGITRDATFLKMTKGDWDAVMRTDLDAMFNVTKQFIAGMVERRFGRIVNIGSVNGSRGAFGQANYASAKAGIHGFTKTLALETAKRGITVNTVSPGYLATAMVEAVPQDVLEAKILPQIPVGRLGRPDEVAAFIAFLCSDDAAFITGADLAINGGMHMS, from the coding sequence ATGGAAGCAAAACGCGTGGCGTTCGTGACGGGCGGTATGGGAGGATTGGGGGCGGCGATCAGCCGGCGGCTGCACGACGCCGGCATGGCCGTGGCGGTGTCGCATTCGGAGCGCAACGATCATGTGTCGACGTGGCTGATGCACGAGCGCGACGCCGGACGCGCCTTCAAGGCGTATGCGGTCGACGTCGCGGATTTCGAATCGTGCGAGCGGTGCGCGCAGAAGGTGCTCGCGGATCTCGGCAAGGTCGACGTGCTGATCAACAATGCGGGGATCACGCGTGATGCGACGTTCCTGAAGATGACGAAGGGCGACTGGGACGCGGTGATGCGAACCGATCTCGACGCGATGTTCAACGTGACGAAACAGTTCATCGCGGGCATGGTCGAGCGGCGCTTCGGACGCATCGTCAACATCGGCTCGGTGAACGGTTCGCGCGGCGCGTTCGGTCAGGCGAACTACGCATCGGCGAAGGCGGGCATCCACGGCTTCACGAAGACGCTCGCGCTCGAAACGGCGAAGCGCGGGATCACGGTCAACACGGTGTCGCCCGGCTATCTCGCGACCGCGATGGTCGAGGCGGTGCCGCAGGACGTGCTCGAAGCGAAGATCCTCCCGCAGATTCCGGTCGGCCGGCTCGGTCGGCCTGACGAAGTGGCGGCGTTCATCGCGTTCCTGTGTTCGGACGACGCGGCGTTCATCACCGGCGCAGACCTCGCGATCAACGGCGGGATGCACATGTCCTGA